Proteins encoded in a region of the Paenibacillus pedocola genome:
- a CDS encoding NCS2 family permease: MKSNVWRNSVGLEPGDNWKREWAAGILSYFASVYIVMVNAAILHDAGMPLRAGMVATLLTAITGCLLMAFGGKTPIIVVPGMGINAFFTYTLVHSMKLDWREALAVVVVTGVLFAIVAFTSLYRILSEAIPHNLQHAITVGIGLFLTFIGLQKSGIVIAHRTTFVAIGHFSDPAVITSCVTLILALVLFIRGTRGGLLISMIVGTGLAYLLGAAHKPETSDAGHVFSGYGAVFAGMDWSRGISLVFWIAVFLLLLIVVFENIGLISSQTLMAGRPERFKSSLRALSIANIAAGLFGSSPVVAAAESTAGIAAGGKSGLTSLVTGLLFGATFLFIPLLAYVPDSAIAPILIVIGGLMVQNVREMDLSDMTELFPSFLIMVMIPFTYSIVDGMAFGFITYPIVKLAMGKGKDVPPALYGIAGLFVANFALHAFMG; the protein is encoded by the coding sequence ATGAAATCGAATGTTTGGCGGAATAGTGTGGGACTTGAACCGGGTGATAACTGGAAACGGGAGTGGGCCGCAGGTATCCTATCTTATTTTGCCTCTGTATATATTGTAATGGTTAATGCGGCTATTCTGCATGATGCAGGCATGCCGCTGCGGGCGGGGATGGTGGCTACGCTGCTGACGGCAATTACGGGCTGTCTGCTCATGGCTTTCGGCGGCAAAACGCCGATTATTGTTGTTCCCGGCATGGGCATCAACGCCTTCTTCACCTACACGCTGGTGCATTCCATGAAGCTGGACTGGCGTGAGGCGCTGGCCGTTGTGGTGGTAACCGGCGTATTATTTGCCATCGTTGCGTTCACTTCGCTGTACCGTATTCTCAGCGAAGCGATCCCGCATAATCTGCAGCATGCGATTACGGTCGGCATCGGGCTGTTCCTGACTTTTATCGGCCTGCAAAAAAGCGGGATTGTGATCGCTCACCGGACAACTTTTGTTGCTATCGGGCACTTTAGTGACCCGGCTGTAATTACGTCCTGTGTAACGCTGATTCTGGCGCTTGTCCTGTTTATCCGCGGAACGCGCGGCGGACTGCTGATCAGTATGATCGTTGGCACCGGGCTGGCCTATCTGCTGGGAGCGGCACATAAGCCGGAGACTAGCGATGCCGGACATGTGTTCAGCGGGTATGGCGCTGTATTTGCCGGAATGGACTGGAGCCGCGGGATAAGTCTGGTTTTCTGGATCGCCGTGTTTCTGCTGCTGCTGATTGTTGTCTTTGAGAATATAGGGCTGATCTCCTCACAGACCCTGATGGCCGGCCGTCCCGAACGGTTCAAGAGCAGTCTGCGGGCGCTCTCGATCGCCAATATTGCAGCCGGACTGTTCGGCAGCAGCCCGGTAGTAGCGGCTGCTGAATCAACGGCGGGCATCGCTGCCGGCGGTAAATCCGGTTTGACCTCGCTGGTTACCGGACTGCTGTTCGGAGCTACGTTCCTGTTCATCCCGCTGCTGGCTTATGTGCCGGACAGCGCAATAGCGCCAATCCTGATTGTCATCGGCGGGCTTATGGTCCAAAACGTGCGTGAAATGGATCTCAGCGATATGACCGAGCTGTTTCCGTCATTTCTGATTATGGTGATGATTCCCTTTACCTACAGCATCGTGGACGGCATGGCCTTTGGCTTCATCACTTACCCGATCGTTAAGCTGGCCATGGGCAAAGGCAAGGATGTTCCGCCGGCGCTTTACGGGATTGCCGGGCTGTTCGTGGCAAACTTTGCGCTGCATGCTTTCATGGGTTAG
- the mnmA gene encoding tRNA 2-thiouridine(34) synthase MnmA — MTKANQDTRVVVGMSGGVDSSVTALLLKQQGYDVIGIFMKNWDDTDEFGVCTAETDAEDVRRVCEQIDIPYYTVNFEKEYFDKVFSYFLDEYKAGRTPNPDVMCNREIKFGEFLNKALQLGADYVATGHYARVVEEDGVFKLLRGVDSNKDQTYFLNALNQYQLSKAMFPIGHLPKPEVRRIAEEAGLYTAKKKDSTGVCFIGERNFREFLSQYLPAQSGDMVDIATGEVKGRHEGLMYYTLGQRQGLGIGGSGTGEPWFVAEKDLERNILYVVQGDKHHSLYSTSLNASGVNWIDGQTLTPGDAPLKCTAKFRYRQPDQGVTLTAREDGTVHVVFDVPQKAITPGQAVVFYLGEQCLGGGTIEAAEKVIPQPH, encoded by the coding sequence ATGACAAAGGCAAATCAGGATACACGTGTCGTCGTCGGAATGTCTGGAGGAGTCGATTCCTCCGTTACAGCGCTTCTGCTCAAGCAGCAGGGCTATGACGTCATCGGCATCTTCATGAAGAACTGGGACGATACCGACGAGTTCGGTGTATGCACGGCAGAGACCGATGCTGAGGATGTACGCCGCGTATGCGAGCAGATCGATATTCCTTACTATACCGTAAATTTCGAGAAGGAATACTTTGATAAAGTCTTTTCCTATTTCCTCGATGAATATAAGGCCGGGCGGACGCCTAATCCGGATGTGATGTGCAACCGCGAGATCAAGTTCGGAGAATTCCTGAACAAAGCGCTGCAGCTGGGTGCTGATTATGTAGCCACCGGACATTATGCCCGTGTTGTGGAGGAAGACGGTGTGTTTAAGCTGCTCCGCGGCGTAGACAGCAACAAAGACCAGACCTATTTCCTGAATGCGCTGAACCAGTACCAGCTCTCCAAAGCGATGTTCCCGATCGGCCACCTACCGAAACCGGAAGTGCGGAGAATCGCTGAAGAAGCCGGACTTTACACCGCGAAGAAAAAAGACAGCACCGGCGTCTGCTTCATCGGCGAACGTAATTTCCGCGAATTCCTCAGCCAGTATCTGCCGGCACAATCCGGGGACATGGTCGATATCGCCACAGGTGAAGTCAAAGGCCGGCATGAAGGCCTGATGTATTACACGCTGGGACAGCGGCAGGGCTTAGGAATCGGAGGTTCCGGAACCGGTGAACCATGGTTCGTCGCGGAAAAGGATTTGGAGCGCAATATCCTGTACGTCGTGCAGGGAGACAAGCATCACAGCCTGTATTCCACAAGTCTCAATGCTTCCGGTGTGAACTGGATTGACGGCCAGACGCTTACGCCTGGTGATGCACCGCTGAAATGCACGGCCAAATTTCGCTACCGTCAGCCCGACCAGGGCGTTACGCTGACTGCGCGGGAAGACGGCACCGTTCATGTCGTGTTCGATGTTCCGCAAAAGGCAATTACACCAGGCCAGGCCGTTGTATTCTATCTTGGTGAACAATGTCTGGGCGGCGGAACCATTGAAGCTGCGGAGAAGGTCATTCCTCAGCCGCACTAA
- a CDS encoding HelD family protein, which produces MEDNFQSAYQEEEDRLNRTLTEIDSTLERLRSIPVYTGHDYTEQVLEDSREQRRKDLAKLRLEPYFGRLDFQGSDEDDRKALYIGKIGADREQVSDRPLVIDWRAPVASLFYSFTGGTEPVTYEAPEGLIEGLVYLKRNVVIRKRILERVADTYNRDSDAPVVSDEFLVYRLGENKDNRLRDIVSTIQEEQDKIIRAVKNTALIIQGVAGSGKTTVALHRLAFLLYQYKDQVSAEKMIIFAPNRMFLDYISDVLPELGVGNIAQSTFPDWAAEVLDITLPEQNTAETLNRWFESAGGMPEITEETPGRFKGSTVLMGVIESAIKQLETGAVPEGDFSPWEGAVLRRSMILRWHNEEYAPYPPLKRKERVMARIHRWIEMELKKSPSAAALKDRKKKGAAREKAYAAKWPKYDPLMIYKQIFRAAKVPEDWPAEAPEQIPQAVLKETAKDLKKGILREEDLPPLLYIHYLLSGNEGGERFDHIVIDEAQDFSPFQIAVLDLYVKGHSFTILGDLSQGIHAYKGVHEWDEMQSLFAPEHTAYHALTRSYRSTMEIIEFANGILSSGVHSPLLAVPVFRSGNPVRLIAYGEEQPKAGKSTDPRVSAVRTALEALSGREYRTVAVLTRSLREAAELHAELAAEFADLHLIDGSMTQYLGGLSVLPVYLSKGLEFDAVILADADADHYGAAAWDAKLMYVGCTRALHELWLLHSGELPAYVQMTGEVTVSGWPESSGS; this is translated from the coding sequence TTGGAAGACAACTTTCAAAGTGCCTATCAAGAGGAAGAAGACAGGCTGAATCGTACGCTTACAGAAATTGATTCTACCCTTGAGAGACTGCGCAGCATTCCGGTGTACACGGGACACGATTACACGGAACAGGTGCTGGAGGATTCCAGGGAGCAGAGGCGCAAAGATCTGGCCAAGCTTAGGCTGGAGCCTTATTTCGGACGGCTTGATTTCCAAGGCAGCGACGAGGATGACCGTAAGGCCCTGTATATCGGCAAAATCGGTGCAGACCGTGAACAGGTAAGCGACCGTCCGCTGGTCATTGACTGGCGCGCACCGGTAGCAAGCCTGTTCTATTCGTTTACCGGAGGGACTGAGCCGGTCACCTATGAAGCACCGGAAGGGCTGATTGAGGGGCTCGTTTATCTCAAGCGCAACGTGGTTATCCGCAAGCGCATTCTGGAGCGGGTTGCGGATACCTATAACCGGGACAGCGATGCACCGGTGGTGTCGGATGAATTTCTCGTCTACCGTCTGGGTGAGAACAAGGACAACCGGCTCCGCGATATCGTCTCGACGATTCAGGAGGAGCAGGACAAGATTATCCGTGCGGTGAAGAACACGGCGCTGATTATTCAAGGCGTGGCGGGCAGCGGTAAAACAACGGTTGCGCTGCACCGGCTGGCTTTTTTATTGTATCAATACAAGGATCAGGTGTCGGCGGAGAAAATGATTATTTTCGCTCCGAACCGGATGTTCCTGGATTATATTTCAGATGTGCTGCCGGAGCTCGGCGTAGGCAACATTGCCCAGAGCACGTTCCCGGACTGGGCGGCAGAGGTGCTGGATATTACGCTGCCTGAACAGAACACGGCCGAGACCCTGAACCGGTGGTTTGAATCGGCGGGTGGCATGCCGGAGATCACTGAGGAGACACCAGGCCGCTTCAAAGGCTCTACGGTGCTGATGGGGGTTATAGAGTCAGCGATCAAGCAGTTGGAGACGGGTGCGGTTCCCGAGGGTGATTTCAGTCCCTGGGAAGGTGCTGTGCTGCGCCGCTCGATGATTCTCCGCTGGCACAATGAGGAATACGCACCTTATCCGCCGCTTAAGCGCAAAGAACGGGTTATGGCGCGGATTCACCGCTGGATTGAAATGGAGCTGAAGAAGAGCCCTTCGGCGGCAGCGCTGAAGGACCGGAAGAAAAAAGGCGCAGCCCGCGAAAAAGCCTACGCCGCCAAATGGCCCAAATATGATCCGCTGATGATCTATAAACAAATTTTCCGCGCGGCGAAGGTGCCGGAGGACTGGCCGGCGGAAGCGCCGGAGCAGATTCCGCAAGCTGTCCTCAAGGAGACGGCCAAGGATCTGAAAAAAGGCATCCTGCGCGAGGAGGATCTGCCGCCGCTGCTCTACATCCATTATCTGCTCAGCGGAAACGAAGGCGGCGAGCGCTTTGACCATATCGTAATCGATGAAGCGCAGGATTTCTCGCCGTTCCAGATTGCAGTGTTGGATTTGTATGTGAAGGGGCACTCCTTCACGATTCTCGGCGATTTGTCCCAAGGGATTCACGCCTATAAGGGAGTGCATGAATGGGATGAGATGCAGAGCCTGTTCGCACCTGAACATACGGCTTACCATGCACTGACCCGAAGCTACCGCTCCACGATGGAGATTATCGAGTTTGCGAATGGCATCTTGTCATCCGGTGTCCATAGTCCGCTCTTGGCCGTGCCGGTTTTCCGCAGCGGGAACCCGGTCCGGCTGATTGCCTACGGCGAAGAGCAGCCTAAGGCCGGCAAAAGTACGGACCCGCGCGTCAGTGCTGTCAGAACGGCGCTGGAGGCGCTCTCCGGCCGTGAATACCGTACGGTTGCTGTTCTTACTCGCAGCCTTCGTGAAGCTGCTGAGCTGCACGCAGAGCTGGCCGCGGAATTTGCCGACCTGCATCTGATTGACGGCAGCATGACCCAATATCTGGGCGGGCTGTCTGTGCTGCCGGTATATCTGTCCAAGGGTCTGGAGTTCGATGCGGTTATCCTTGCTGATGCCGATGCAGATCATTATGGAGCCGCCGCCTGGGATGCGAAGCTGATGTATGTCGGCTGTACACGTGCCCTCCATGAATTATGGCTGCTGCACAGCGGAGAGCTTCCTGCGTATGTGCAAATGACCGGCGAAGTGACAGTCAGCGGGTGGCCGGAATCCTCCGGAAGCTGA
- a CDS encoding CD3324 family protein, which translates to MSYVNGKDVLPPGLLEELQGYIQGELLYIPKKTEQRVKWGENSGSRQEIASRNEEIFCSHSSGCSVNELQKRYHLSEESIRKIISKMRLAMNR; encoded by the coding sequence GTGAGTTATGTAAATGGAAAGGATGTGCTCCCCCCGGGCCTGCTCGAAGAGCTTCAGGGATACATCCAAGGTGAATTGCTCTACATTCCCAAGAAAACGGAGCAACGGGTAAAATGGGGCGAAAACAGCGGCTCACGGCAGGAAATTGCCAGCCGCAATGAAGAGATTTTCTGCAGTCACAGCAGCGGCTGCTCGGTGAACGAACTTCAGAAAAGATACCACCTGTCAGAAGAAAGCATCCGCAAAATTATTTCAAAAATGCGGCTGGCAATGAACCGCTAG
- a CDS encoding ABC transporter ATP-binding protein, whose amino-acid sequence MVKEAVVTADSKALTSAEVLVDIKDVKKYFPITKGLLNRTVGQVKAVDGVSLAIRKGETFGLVGESGCGKSTFGRLLLRLQSVTEGEVLFKGKDIHSLGHQEMRRLREEMQIIFQDPFGSLNPRFLVKDIIGEPLRIHRSMSARDIDARVVELMELVGLDASRRNRYPHEFSGGQRQRIGIARAIALNPQFIVADEAVSALDVSVQSQVINLLMKLQKELGLTFLFIAHGLNVVRHISDRVGVMYLGKMVEVAETEALFAAPLHPYTAALLSAIPKPTPRRKQDRIVLEGDVPSPANPPSGCRFHTRCPLAQEKCRMQEPLLEEAAPGRMVACHFPLASV is encoded by the coding sequence ATGGTTAAGGAAGCGGTTGTTACAGCTGACAGTAAAGCTTTGACCTCAGCCGAGGTACTGGTAGACATTAAGGACGTCAAAAAATATTTTCCCATCACCAAAGGCCTGCTGAACCGGACTGTTGGCCAAGTAAAAGCTGTTGACGGGGTAAGCCTGGCCATCCGCAAAGGCGAAACCTTTGGCCTGGTCGGAGAATCCGGCTGCGGGAAGTCTACCTTTGGACGTCTGCTGCTCCGGCTGCAGAGTGTGACAGAAGGAGAAGTGCTTTTTAAAGGTAAAGATATTCATTCTCTGGGGCATCAGGAGATGCGCCGCCTGCGCGAGGAAATGCAGATTATTTTTCAGGACCCTTTCGGTTCACTGAATCCCCGCTTTCTCGTCAAGGATATTATCGGCGAACCGCTGCGCATTCACCGGAGCATGTCTGCACGGGATATCGATGCCAGAGTGGTGGAGCTTATGGAGCTCGTAGGGCTTGATGCCAGCCGGAGAAACCGCTACCCGCATGAGTTCTCCGGCGGACAGCGCCAGCGGATCGGTATCGCCCGGGCAATCGCGCTAAATCCGCAGTTCATCGTTGCAGATGAAGCGGTATCCGCGCTCGATGTATCCGTCCAGTCCCAGGTGATCAATCTGCTCATGAAGCTGCAGAAGGAGCTTGGACTGACCTTCTTATTCATCGCCCACGGCCTGAATGTCGTACGCCACATCTCGGACCGCGTAGGAGTTATGTATCTGGGTAAAATGGTTGAAGTCGCTGAGACGGAGGCGCTGTTCGCCGCTCCTCTGCATCCCTATACAGCAGCGCTTCTCTCCGCCATTCCCAAGCCGACCCCAAGACGCAAGCAGGACCGTATCGTCCTGGAGGGTGATGTTCCTTCTCCCGCCAATCCGCCTTCCGGCTGCAGGTTCCATACCCGCTGTCCTTTGGCACAGGAGAAATGCCGTATGCAGGAGCCGCTGCTTGAGGAGGCAGCACCCGGGCGGATGGTAGCCTGCCATTTCCCGCTGGCTTCTGTGTAG
- a CDS encoding replication-associated recombination protein A codes for MDLFSLGNDTGSGRLLADRMRPENLDEYIGQEHIVGKGKLLRRAIEADQVSSILLYGPPGCGKTTLAHIISHHTQGEFVRLNAVEASVKDVREVIDRAQSNKALYGTKTILFLDEVHRFNSSRQDALLPAVEKGTIIFIGATTENPFHYVNGALMSRSTLFQLESLTSEHSLTAMRRALADEKRGLGFMRLQADEDALMHIAAMANGDIRRALNALELAAMTTAPEPDGSVHITLAVAEESIRRPIVKADESTQYDVLSAFHKSIRGSSDAALFWFLYAVEKLGMDPMTFIRRLIAASSEDIGLANPQAMVQAVSALDAYRNNGWPEAKLNIVQAILFAVESPKSNGVVTAISNAMDAIEELKSAEVPLHLRDTHYKGAVKLGHEGYQYPHNFPGHYVKQDYLPKQIARRVFYQATEQGNEAKIRHNQSLRRGQN; via the coding sequence ATGGATTTATTTTCCCTCGGGAATGATACCGGAAGCGGACGTCTGCTGGCAGACCGCATGCGTCCGGAGAATCTCGATGAATATATCGGACAGGAACATATTGTCGGCAAGGGCAAGCTGCTGCGCAGGGCGATTGAGGCTGACCAGGTCTCTTCGATCCTGCTATATGGCCCGCCGGGCTGCGGCAAGACGACGCTGGCCCATATTATTTCCCACCATACACAGGGCGAGTTTGTGCGGCTGAATGCGGTCGAAGCCTCCGTAAAGGATGTGCGGGAAGTGATCGACCGTGCGCAGAGCAACAAGGCACTGTACGGTACCAAGACAATTCTTTTTCTGGACGAGGTGCACCGCTTCAACAGCTCCCGCCAGGATGCACTGCTGCCGGCCGTGGAGAAGGGGACGATTATCTTTATCGGCGCAACGACTGAGAATCCGTTCCACTATGTGAATGGGGCGCTTATGAGCCGTTCCACGCTGTTTCAGCTGGAATCCTTGACCAGCGAGCATAGTCTGACTGCGATGCGGCGGGCGCTCGCTGACGAGAAGCGCGGACTCGGCTTTATGCGGCTGCAGGCGGATGAAGACGCGCTGATGCATATCGCTGCGATGGCGAACGGCGACATCCGCCGGGCGCTGAATGCGCTGGAGCTTGCAGCGATGACTACAGCGCCGGAGCCTGACGGCAGCGTGCACATTACGCTGGCGGTGGCGGAGGAATCGATCCGCCGGCCGATCGTAAAGGCAGATGAGTCTACGCAATACGATGTGCTCTCAGCGTTTCACAAAAGCATCCGCGGCTCCAGTGACGCCGCGCTGTTCTGGTTTCTCTATGCCGTCGAGAAGCTCGGCATGGACCCGATGACGTTCATCCGCCGGCTGATTGCCGCAAGCAGCGAGGACATTGGACTGGCGAACCCGCAGGCCATGGTGCAGGCAGTCAGTGCACTGGACGCTTACCGTAATAACGGCTGGCCGGAGGCGAAGCTAAATATTGTCCAGGCCATCCTGTTCGCAGTAGAAAGTCCGAAATCTAACGGTGTCGTAACGGCAATCTCGAATGCCATGGACGCCATCGAAGAACTCAAATCCGCAGAGGTGCCGCTGCATCTGCGTGATACGCATTACAAAGGAGCGGTGAAGCTCGGGCATGAGGGATACCAGTATCCGCATAATTTTCCGGGCCACTATGTCAAACAGGATTACCTGCCGAAGCAGATTGCCAGAAGAGTATTCTATCAGGCAACCGAGCAGGGCAATGAAGCGAAGATCCGCCATAACCAGTCGCTGCGGCGCGGGCAGAATTAA
- a CDS encoding tRNA threonylcarbamoyladenosine dehydratase — protein sequence MLHQFSRTELAIGPEGLEILKNSTVAVLGIGGVGAMSVEALARTGVGRIILIDKDAVDITNINRQIHALTTTIGQKKADLMVERVKLINPEIEAIALNMFYTEETYEELFKLKPDFVIDASDTIIYKIHLIKECLARKIPMVSSMGAANKMDPTRFKVADISKTEMDPIARVIRTKLRKEGIKKGVKVVFSTEKPVKPRVDVTEQIVPADAPDRRKAKQPPASNSFVPPVVGLIMVSVAVNDLLEAGGVSL from the coding sequence ATGCTGCATCAGTTCTCGCGTACAGAACTGGCCATTGGGCCGGAAGGTCTGGAGATTCTGAAGAACAGCACCGTAGCTGTGCTGGGCATCGGCGGTGTTGGCGCGATGTCCGTTGAAGCGCTGGCCCGTACGGGGGTCGGGCGGATCATCCTGATTGATAAGGATGCGGTGGATATTACTAACATCAACCGCCAGATTCACGCACTTACGACAACTATCGGCCAGAAAAAAGCCGATCTGATGGTCGAGCGTGTCAAGCTGATCAACCCGGAGATTGAAGCCATTGCCCTGAATATGTTCTACACGGAAGAAACCTATGAAGAGCTGTTTAAGCTCAAACCGGATTTTGTAATTGATGCTTCGGACACTATTATCTACAAAATCCATCTGATCAAGGAATGTCTGGCCCGGAAAATCCCGATGGTTTCGAGCATGGGCGCGGCCAACAAGATGGACCCGACCCGCTTTAAAGTGGCCGACATTTCTAAAACCGAGATGGACCCGATTGCCCGTGTAATCCGCACGAAGCTGCGCAAGGAAGGTATCAAAAAAGGCGTGAAGGTCGTATTCTCAACCGAGAAGCCGGTCAAGCCGCGTGTCGATGTGACGGAACAGATCGTTCCGGCTGACGCGCCGGACCGGCGTAAGGCCAAGCAGCCGCCGGCAAGCAACTCTTTTGTACCGCCGGTAGTCGGCCTGATTATGGTTAGCGTTGCTGTAAATGATCTGCTGGAGGCCGGCGGGGTCAGCTTATGA
- the cymR gene encoding cysteine metabolism transcriptional regulator CymR, which yields MKISTKGRYGLTIMMELALKFGEGPTSLKSIAEKNGLSEHYLEQLIAPLRNAGLVKSIRGAYGGYILSRDSATITAGDIIRVLEGPISPVDFTEEDDPAKRDLWLRIRDSIADVMDSTTLSDLINYKEENKADNYMFYI from the coding sequence TTGAAAATATCAACAAAAGGACGTTACGGATTAACCATTATGATGGAGCTTGCCCTGAAATTCGGCGAGGGGCCTACATCGCTTAAAAGCATTGCCGAAAAAAACGGTTTGTCCGAGCATTATCTGGAGCAATTAATTGCCCCGCTGCGGAATGCCGGACTTGTAAAGAGCATCCGCGGAGCCTACGGCGGATATATTCTGTCCCGGGATTCAGCGACCATCACTGCCGGTGACATTATCCGCGTTCTGGAAGGACCGATCTCCCCGGTTGATTTCACCGAGGAAGACGACCCGGCCAAGCGCGATCTCTGGCTGCGCATCCGCGATAGCATCGCCGATGTGATGGATTCCACCACCTTGTCTGACCTGATTAACTATAAGGAAGAGAACAAGGCAGATAACTATATGTTTTACATCTGA
- a CDS encoding ABC transporter ATP-binding protein, translated as MAEKLLEIRKLTTGFATEKGLVKATDAISISVKKGQTVCLVGESGSGKSVTSLAIMRLIDYAGGMIMEGSIDFHGQDLAAKKQEDMRKIRGNQIAMIFQDPMSSLNPVFTVGEQIAESLRLHQNKGNDEAMKAAVDLLKLVGIPAPEIRAKQYPHELSGGMCQRVVIAIALACNPELLIADEPTTALDVTVQAQILDLLRKLQAELGMSILLITHDMGVAAEMADRIAVMYAGAIVEEGTVEEIFDHPSHPYTVGLLQSIPGFEGERGGELYTIRGTIPPIGQLPSGCRFHPRCPHAMEICRSQEPPNFMITSDHRTSCWLFQDKPVQTDYSDEVRTHG; from the coding sequence ATGGCGGAAAAACTACTCGAAATCCGGAAACTGACCACCGGCTTTGCCACCGAAAAGGGGCTCGTCAAAGCTACAGATGCAATCTCGATTTCGGTTAAGAAAGGCCAGACGGTCTGTCTTGTCGGTGAATCCGGCAGCGGGAAAAGCGTAACCTCACTGGCTATCATGCGTTTGATCGATTATGCCGGAGGAATGATTATGGAAGGCAGCATAGATTTCCATGGTCAGGATCTTGCCGCGAAGAAGCAGGAGGACATGCGTAAAATCCGCGGCAACCAGATCGCGATGATCTTTCAGGACCCGATGTCCTCTCTCAATCCGGTATTCACCGTAGGCGAACAAATAGCCGAGAGCCTTCGGCTGCATCAGAACAAAGGAAACGACGAAGCGATGAAAGCTGCTGTTGATCTGCTTAAGCTGGTTGGCATTCCGGCACCCGAGATCCGGGCTAAGCAATATCCGCATGAACTGTCCGGCGGGATGTGTCAGCGCGTGGTCATCGCCATTGCGCTCGCCTGTAACCCGGAGCTGCTGATTGCCGATGAACCGACGACAGCCCTTGATGTAACCGTCCAGGCGCAGATTCTCGATCTTTTGCGTAAGCTTCAGGCGGAGCTTGGCATGTCGATCCTGCTTATCACTCATGATATGGGGGTAGCTGCAGAGATGGCAGACCGGATCGCGGTTATGTATGCCGGGGCTATCGTCGAGGAAGGTACGGTTGAAGAGATTTTCGATCACCCCAGCCATCCGTATACAGTGGGGCTGCTGCAGTCCATTCCCGGCTTTGAAGGGGAACGCGGCGGTGAGCTGTATACCATTCGCGGAACCATCCCGCCAATCGGCCAGCTTCCGTCCGGCTGCCGTTTTCATCCGCGCTGCCCGCATGCGATGGAGATCTGCCGCAGCCAGGAGCCGCCGAATTTCATGATTACGAGCGATCACCGGACGTCCTGCTGGCTGTTCCAAGACAAACCGGTCCAGACCGATTACAGCGATGAGGTGAGAACACATGGTTAA
- a CDS encoding YdeI/OmpD-associated family protein, whose product MIEALIKKLRIPLDGSLLVLQPPEGYMQELGLDAEAARLDENRKGTYDYVQLFAANVQELEQFSPEALAAVRPDGLLWLCYPKGSSSIKTDLSRDKGWGIVKDAGFEGVSLISINDTWSAMRFRPLGATTRRSGTTSRADNPKTPAAPLPVPDDLLEALEINGAAKSLFQGLAPSHRKAYITWITDAKRAETRASRIVQTVEKLLLGRKNPADNG is encoded by the coding sequence ATGATTGAAGCGCTGATTAAGAAGCTGCGTATTCCGCTTGATGGCAGCCTGCTTGTACTCCAGCCGCCTGAGGGTTATATGCAGGAACTTGGATTGGATGCAGAAGCTGCCAGGTTGGACGAGAACCGCAAGGGTACTTATGATTACGTTCAGCTTTTTGCGGCTAACGTGCAAGAGCTGGAGCAATTCAGCCCGGAGGCGCTTGCGGCAGTCCGCCCGGATGGGCTGCTCTGGCTGTGCTATCCGAAGGGAAGCTCCAGCATCAAGACAGATCTCAGCCGGGACAAAGGCTGGGGAATTGTCAAGGATGCCGGCTTCGAAGGTGTATCGCTCATTTCAATTAATGATACATGGTCAGCCATGCGGTTCCGGCCGCTTGGTGCCACGACCCGGCGCAGCGGCACCACTTCAAGAGCGGACAATCCAAAGACGCCAGCAGCCCCGCTGCCGGTTCCGGACGATCTTCTTGAAGCGCTGGAGATCAACGGGGCGGCTAAATCGCTGTTCCAGGGTCTTGCACCATCCCACCGCAAAGCTTACATTACATGGATTACGGATGCCAAGCGTGCAGAAACGAGAGCTTCACGAATTGTGCAGACTGTAGAAAAACTGCTGCTGGGCCGGAAGAATCCGGCCGACAATGGATAA